A stretch of Brassica rapa cultivar Chiifu-401-42 chromosome A08, CAAS_Brap_v3.01, whole genome shotgun sequence DNA encodes these proteins:
- the LOC103832679 gene encoding ABC transporter G family member 10: MELPVKAPVSGCRKISYKLETKNLSYRLYGNTSKFSNLCGLLNEKEEKVILKDVSCDARSGEITAIAGPSGAGKTTLLEILAGKVSQGKVSGQVLVNGRPMNGPEYRRVSGFVPQEDALFPFLTVQETLTYSALLRLKTNRKEAKAKVKKLMEELGLEHVADSRIGEGSRSGISGGERRRVSIGVELVHDPNVILIDEPTSGLDSASALQVVMLLKDMTIKQGKTIVLTIHQPGFRILEQINRIVLLSSGLVVQNGSVNSLYQKIKFFGHQIPRRVNVLEYAIDIAGSLEPVLTQSCREISCYGHGKTWKSNNAGREFHQPDSHSNSVLEEVQILGQRSCKNIFRTKQLFTTRALQASIAGLILGSIYLNVGNQKQEGRVLRTGFFAFTLTFLLSSTTEGLPIFLQDRRILMRETSRRAYRVLSYVLADTLIFIPFLLIISMLFATPVYWLVGLRRELDGFLYFSLVIWIVLLMSNSFVACFSALVPNFIMGTSVISGLMGSFFLFSGYFIAKDRIPVYWEFMHYLSLFKYPFECLMINEYRGDVFLKEQDLEESQKWSNLGIMASFIVGYRVLGFFILWYRCYKTKR; this comes from the coding sequence ATGGAGTTACCGGTGAAAGCTCCCGTTTCCGGTTGTCGGAAAATCTCTTACAAACTAGAAACCAAGAATCTATCGTATAGATTATATGGAAAcacttcaaaattttcaaatttatgtgGCTTGTTGAatgaaaaggaagaaaaggTTATCTTGAAGGATGTTTCTTGTGACGCAAGGTCCGGGGAGATCACTGCCATCGCGGGTCCTAGTGGAGCTGGGAAGACAACGTTACTAGAGATACTAGCTGGAAAAGTTTCTCAAGGGAAAGTCTCAGGGCAAGTGCTTGTCAATGGAAGGCCTATGAATGGTCCTGAGTACAGGAGGGTTTCAGGGTTTGTACCACAAGAAGATGCTCTGTTTCCATTTCTTACGGTGCAAGAAACACTGACGTACAGCGCACTCCTGAGGCTGAAGACGAACAGGAAAGAGGCGAAGGCCAAGGTGAAGAAGCTGATGGAAGAGCTCGGTCTTGAACATGTGGCGGATTCGAGGATAGGGGAAGGATCAAGATCTGGGATCTCTGGAGGTGAGAGAAGAAGGGTTTCTATTGGAGTTGAGCTTGTTCATGACCCTAATGTTATATTGATTGATGAGCCAACCTCTGGTTTGGACTCAGCTTCTGCTCTTCAAGTTGTGATGCTTCTCAAAGATATGACAATCAAACAAGGTAAAACCATTGTCCTGACGATTCACCAGCCCGGTTTTCGTATTCTCGAGCAGATAAACCGGATAGTGTTGCTCTCTAGTGGACTGGTTGTTCAGAACGGATCGGTTAATAGTCTTTATCAGAAGATCAAGTTCTTTGGTCACCAGATTCCTCGCCGTGTGAATGTCTTGGAGTACGCTATTGACATTGCAGGGAGCCTTGAACCGGTCTTGACGCAGAGCTGCAGAGAGATCTCGTGTTACGGTCATGGCAAAACATGGAAGAGTAATAATGCAGGAAGAGAGTTTCATCAACCTGACTCTCACAGCAACTCGGTGTTAGAGGAGGTGCAGATACTTGGGCAAAGATCTTGCAAGAACATCTTCAGAACCAAACAGCTGTTCACAACCAGAGCTTTACAAGCCTCCATAGCCGGTCTAATACTCGGTTCCATTTACCTGAACGTTGGGAATCAAAAGCAAGAAGGGAGAGTCTTGCGAACAGGGTTTTTCGCCTTTACCCTCACTTTCCTACTCTCTTCCACAACAGAGGGACTTCCAATATTCTTGCAAGACAGGAGAATCCTTATGAGAGAGACATCAAGAAGGGCTTACAGAGTTTTGTCTTATGTTTTAGCAGATACCCTCATCTTCATCCCCTTCCTGTTGATCATAAGCATGCTCTTCGCTACACCGGTTTACTGGCTGGTCGGTCTCAGAAGAGAGCTAGATGGGTTCCTCTACTTCTCGTTGGTGATCTGGATCGTTCTTCTCATGTCAAACTCCTTTGTTGCGTGTTTCAGTGCTCTTGTCCCAAACTTCATCATGGGGACATCAGTGATCTCAGGTCTCATGGGatctttcttcctcttctctgGCTATTTCATCGCAAAGGACAGGATCCCGGTTTACTGGGAGTTCATGCATTATCTCAGCCTCTTCAAGTATCCATTCGAGTGCCTGATGATCAACGAGTATAGAGGAGACGTGTTCTTGAAGGAACAAGACCTGGAGGAGTCTCAGAAATGGAGCAATCTTGGAATCATGGCAAGTTTCATCGTTGGGTACAGAGTCCTTGGATTCTTCATCTTGTGGTATAGATGTTACAAAACAAAACGCTAG
- the LOC103832681 gene encoding translation initiation factor IF-2, producing MGLAESAIKLRGETSCCVPFCRGVMMKYPIRCVWCFPNTVYLNLKEPKSIFRTSNSLASLNATRGLELKPAATVRSLYNVCEIRSKPRLLKMQALEKDTTAEADREVREEERRRKIGLANKGKIPWNKGIKHSQDTRRRIKQRTTEALRNPKVRDKVSEHQQPHSDETKEKIRASMKQIWAERLRSKRLKEKLTSLWSESIAEAARRGGSGEVELDWDSYEKAKLEISSEEKARTKEQNKVRAEETKTEKKVRRVVERQKERQERDQRGGKTRKPQQNKESTTTASRSKLKKRLTKIHKKKTSLGKVAIGKDKVVSVAAKLEKLDLELIMKERRRGDISLSDQIQAAKNQRGNDFSSRFGLFAMKSMDFD from the exons ATGGGACTCGCCGAAAGTGCGATCAAACTGAGAGGAGAAACTTCGTg CTGTGTTCCTTTTTGCAGAGGGGTGATGATGAAATACCCAATTCGATGCGTTTGGTGTTTCCCAAATACAGTTTACTTGAATCTCAAAGAACCCAAAAGCATCTTCAGAACATCTAATTCGCTTGCTTCGTTAAATGCTACGAGAGGGTTGGAGTTGAAACCTGCTGCTACTGTACGGTCATTGTACAATGTGTGTGAGATTCGTAGCAAGCCAAGACTTTTAAAGATGCAGGCTTTGGAGAAAGATACTACTGCTGAAGCTGATAGGGAGGTGAGAGAAGAGGAAAGGCGAAGGAAGATTGGATTAGCTAACAAAGGAAAGATACCATGGAACAAAGGAATTAAACACTCTCAAG ACACTCGGAGACGAATCAAGCAGAGAACTACTGAAGCTTTGAGAAACCCCAAG GTTCGGGATAAGGTGTCTGAGCATCAACAACCTCACAG TGATGAAACCAAGGAGAAGATAAGAGCTTCAATGAAACAAATTTGGGCAGAAAGGTTAAGATCCAAGAGGTTAAAGGAGAAGCTTACTTCACTGTGGTCAGAGAGCATTGCAGAAGCTGCAAGGAGAGGAGGAAGTGGTGAGGTGGAACTCGATTGGGACAGCTACGAGAAAGCAAAACTAGAGATTTCATCTGAAGAGAAAGCTAGAACAAAGGAACAAAACAAGGTGAGAGCAGAAGAAACCAAGACAGAGAAGAAGGTGAGGAGAGTTGTGGAAAGACAGAAAGAACGGCAAGAGAGAGACCAGAGAGGAGGAAAGACTCGAAAACCACAACAGAACAAGGAGAGTACAACTACTGCCTCACGCTCTAAACTGAAGAAGAGACTCACAAag ATTCATAAGAAGAAAACAAGTCTTGGTAAAGTTGCTATTGGAAAAGATAAGGTGGTTTCAGTTGCAGCCAAGCTGGAGAAACTGGACTTGGAGCTGATAatgaaagagagaagaagaggagaTATCTCACTTTCTGATCAGATCCAAGCTGCCAAGAACCAAAGAGGAAATGATTTTTCATCAAGATTTGGTCTTTTTGCCATGAAATCGATGGATTTTGATTGA
- the LOC103832683 gene encoding malate dehydrogenase 1, mitochondrial, which translates to MFRSALVRSSASAKQSLLRRSFSSGSVPERKVAILGAAGGIGQPLALLMKLNPLVSSLSLYDIANTPGVAADVGHINTRSQVVGYMGDDNLAKALEGADLVIIPAGVPRKPGMTRDDLFNINAGIVKNLCSAIAKYCPHALVNMISNPVNSTVPIAAEIFKKAGMYDEKKLFGVTTLDVVRAKTFYAGKANVPVAEVNVPVIGGHAGVTILPLFSQATPQANLSGDVLTALTKRTQDGGTEVVEAKAGKGSATLSMAYAGALFADACLKGLNGVPDVVECSYVQSTITELPFFASKVRLGKNGVEEVLDLGQLSDFEKEGLEALKPELKSSIEKGVKFANQ; encoded by the exons ATGTTCAGATCCGCGCTTGTCCGATCCTCCGCCTCGGCGAAGCAGTCGCTTCTCCGCCGCAGCTTCTCTTCCGGATCCGTCCCCGAGCGTAAAGTCGCCATCTTGGGAGCCGCCGGTGGAATCGGTCAGCCTCTGGCTCTCCTCATGAAACTCAATCCCCTCGTCTCAAGTCTCTCCCTTTACGATATCGCCAACACTCCTGGAGTCGCCGCTGACGTCGGTCACATCAACACCAGATCTCAG GTTGTTGGGTACATGGGAGATGATAACTTGGCGAAAGCTCTTGAAGGAGCTGACCTCGTTATCATTCCAGCTGGTGTCCCCAGGAAGCCTGGTATGACCCGTGATGATCTTTTCAACATCAACGCTGGTATTGTCAAGAACCTTTGCTCTGCCATCGCCAAGTACTGCCCTCAT GCACTTGTTAATATGATCAGCAACCCAGTGAACTCTACTGTTCCGATTGCAGCAGAGATATTCAAGAAGGCAGGTATGTACGATGAGAAGAAGTTGTTTGGTGTTACCACTCTTGACGTTGTTAGGGCCAAGACTTTCTATGCTGGAAAGGCTAATGTCCCTGTTGCAG AAGTTAATGTTCCGGTGATTGGTGGTCATGCTGGGGTTACAATTCTCCCACTCTTCTCTCAG GCCACTCCTCAAGCTAACTTGTCAGGTGACGTGCTCACCGCTCTCACCAAGCGTACCCAAGATGGAGGTACAGAAGTTGTGGAGGCTAAAGCAGGGAAAGGTTCAGCTACATTGTCAATGGC ATATGCTGGAGCACTATTCGCTGACGCATGCTTGAAGGGACTCAATGGTGTTCCAGATGTAGTGGAATGCTCATACGTGCAGTCCACAATCACTGAGCTTCCTTTCTTTGCCTCAAAG GTGAGGTTGGGGAAGAACGGTGTTGAGGAGGTTCTTGATTTGGGGCAACTCTCTGACTTTGAGAAGGAAGGCTTGGAAGCATTGAAACCGGAACTCAAGTCTTCCATTGAGAAGGGAGTTAAGTTTGCCAACCAATGA
- the LOC103832684 gene encoding transcription factor TCP3 produces the protein MADEESNHHHSIHSPSSPHPLGMRHQSVFSTAAEHGGCGEIVEVEGGHIVRSTGKKDRHSKVCTAKGPRDRRVRLSAPTAIQFYDVQDRLGLDRPSKAVDWLIMKAKSAIDNLAELPPWNPADTIRQAAANKPKRPKTVIPPPETGIHGGSGKETEHHHHQSSFLPASLSTPDYHPPPSSRANAQSQDLRLSLHSFQNGPAFADETEHALFSGQSNPLVFDSSTASCDQSPEFGKMQRLVTWNNGGAADSAAFGGGGFVFASPATTTSFQPQSQVFSQRGPLQSINTPMPPRAWFDPYHDHHHNHHHHPYHISPAIHQSAIPARYLSEEDGHGDKPSSASSDSRH, from the coding sequence ATGGCTGATGAAGAATCTAACCACCACCATTCAATACATTCTCCCTCGTCGCCGCATCCTCTCGGAATGAGACACCAATCAGTGTTTTCAACCGCGGCAGAACACGGTGGCTGCGGCGAGATCGTGGAGGTTGAAGGAGGTCACATTGTCCGATCAACAGGAAAAAAAGACAGACACAGCAAAGTCTGTACGGCCAAAGGACCACGTGACCGGCGCGTGAGGCTCTCAGCTCCAACGGCTATTCAGTTCTACGATGTTCAAGATAGACTCGGTTTAGATCGACCAAGCAAAGCTGTTGACTGGCTCATCATGAAAGCTAAATCCGCCATTGATAACCTCGCCGAGCTTCCTCCGTGGAACCCCGCCGACACAATCCGACAAGCTGCTGCAAACAAACCCAAAAGACCCAAAACCGTAATTCCTCCGCCGGAGACGGGAATCCACGGTGGTTCCGGAAAAGAAACagagcatcatcatcatcagtcgAGTTTTCTCCCGGCGTCTCTTTCAACGCCGGATTATCATCCGCCACCGTCGTCACGAGCCAATGCACAAAGCCAAGATCTTCGTCTCTCGCTTCACTCCTTCCAAAATGGTCCTGCTTTCGCCGATGAAACAGAGCATGCTCTGTTCTCCGGCCAGAGCAATCCGTTAGTGTTTGATTCATCGACGGCGAGCTGCGACCAGTCGCCGGAATTTGGGAAAATGCAGAGACTTGTGACGTGGAACAACGGCGGAGCAGCTGACTCCGCCGCATTTGGTGGAGGAGGGTTTGTATTTGCTTCTCCGGCGacaacgacgtcgtttcagCCACAAAGTCAGGTTTTTTCTCAGAGGGGTCCCCTTCAGTCCATTAACACACCAATGCCTCCTCGTGCTTGGTTTGATCCTTAccatgatcatcatcataatcatcatcaccatccttACCATATTTCTCCGGCAATTCACCAATCAGCAATACCAGCACGGTATCTGAGTGAGGAAGATGGTCACGGCGACAAGCCCTCGTCTGCTTCATCTGATTCTCGACATTGA